The following are encoded together in the Nitrospira sp. genome:
- a CDS encoding outer membrane beta-barrel protein: MSSVSSVSGGSIFGASGSMFVSPFANPAVLGSLYLTPQWPKTGYYPIYPGSLSNTIPGDGIMVGPLRLHPHMGVAQMYTDNVFRTNSNKTSDFLTTLSPGIQARLPFAGFHSVLLDYRTNLQYYSRTSSNDVQDQTATGAFKFNFPGGLNIDLHGEHKLGHDPRGSAVDNVNTQRLGVNKWTADGFTGQTEYVGAQSSVGLYVQTLRWKYLNNNQGPIRDRLTNRADLMFSRNITDSLSLRTTVGAQQSIYDQNRNLDNVIYTFSGGATWNVSGKTSGDILVGYQHVQFTRAQVAQPPPLNQFFRDKDTYSNIYVMGRLNWQATPLLGITLQVYRSIQQTVASGSLFYTATGVNLTARHELTDRTTFQLNLGYEQDKFQGVSGSTTNGSDRSEDLKNVAVGVNYRAVQWLGLGAQYIFEDRHSNQAQFTYQASTVMLSAQILF, translated from the coding sequence GTGTCAAGTGTATCTTCAGTAAGCGGAGGGTCCATCTTCGGTGCATCAGGGTCGATGTTTGTCTCGCCGTTTGCCAATCCTGCGGTCCTGGGCTCTCTATACTTAACGCCGCAGTGGCCTAAGACCGGTTACTACCCCATCTATCCGGGAAGTTTGTCCAACACCATTCCCGGCGATGGGATTATGGTAGGACCGCTCCGGTTGCATCCCCACATGGGTGTGGCTCAAATGTACACTGATAATGTGTTCAGGACCAACAGCAACAAGACCAGCGATTTTCTGACCACCCTTTCACCAGGCATTCAAGCCAGATTGCCGTTCGCAGGATTTCATTCGGTTCTCTTGGATTATCGTACGAATCTTCAATACTATTCGCGCACCTCATCGAACGATGTGCAAGATCAGACTGCCACTGGGGCCTTCAAGTTCAATTTTCCCGGCGGCCTCAACATCGATCTCCACGGTGAACACAAGCTGGGGCATGATCCCAGAGGCTCCGCCGTGGATAATGTGAACACGCAACGCCTGGGGGTAAACAAATGGACGGCCGATGGTTTCACGGGTCAAACCGAGTACGTTGGAGCCCAGTCAAGCGTGGGATTGTATGTGCAAACACTTCGCTGGAAGTACCTGAATAATAACCAAGGCCCCATTCGAGATCGGTTGACCAATAGAGCTGACCTGATGTTCTCTCGTAACATCACAGATAGCTTATCGCTGCGGACCACGGTTGGCGCGCAGCAATCGATTTATGATCAGAATAGGAATCTGGATAATGTCATCTATACCTTCAGTGGAGGCGCGACGTGGAATGTCAGCGGGAAGACCTCCGGAGACATTCTTGTCGGATATCAGCACGTGCAATTTACTCGAGCGCAGGTAGCCCAGCCTCCCCCGTTGAATCAGTTTTTCAGAGACAAAGATACCTACTCCAATATCTATGTCATGGGAAGGCTCAACTGGCAGGCGACACCTCTCTTGGGGATCACGCTGCAGGTGTACAGGTCGATCCAACAAACGGTCGCAAGCGGTTCACTGTTCTATACGGCGACCGGCGTGAACCTGACCGCTCGGCATGAATTGACCGACCGCACGACATTCCAACTCAACCTGGGGTATGAGCAGGACAAGTTTCAAGGCGTTTCTGGCAGCACAACAAACGGATCCGATAGGAGCGAGGATTTGAAGAATGTCGCGGTTGGCGTGAATTATCGTGCTGTGCAATGGCTAGGGCTCGGTGCGCAGTATATTTTTGAGGATCGGCACTCGAATCAAGCTCAGTTTACCTATCAAGCAAGCACCGTGATGCTGTCGGCACAGATCCTCTTTTAA